The following proteins are encoded in a genomic region of Chroicocephalus ridibundus chromosome 29, bChrRid1.1, whole genome shotgun sequence:
- the LOC134507957 gene encoding sterile alpha motif domain-containing protein 1-like, translated as RDPVEWSVRDVVDYFTEGRFPEQATAFQEQEIDGKSLLLMQRSDVLTGLSIRLGPALKIYEYHVKAAAAQPLPGGGAPPGALPRLTTPPPPPQKKNNPPPTPPPSKIWGHPGIREGLPSP; from the exons CGGGACCCCGTGGAGTGGTCGGTGCGGGACGTGGTGGATTATTTCACCGAGGGCCGGTTCCCCGAGCAGGCCACCGCCTTCCAGGAGCAG gagatCGACGGGAAGTCCCTGCTGCTGATGCAGCGCTCGGACGTGCTGACGGGGCTCTCCATCCGCCTGGGCCCCGCGCTCAAGATCTACGAGTACCACGTCAAGGCTGCTGCAGCGCAGCCACTTCCAGGAGGAGGAGCCCCCCCCGGAGCCCTTCCCCGcctgaccaccccccccccccccccccaaaaaaaaaacaacccaccccccacaccccccccctccaaaattTGGGGGCACCCCGGTATCCGGGAAGGGCTCCCCTCCCCCTAA
- the PRKCSH gene encoding glucosidase 2 subunit beta, whose translation QRAAAAAAEEGARAAEAFAELDTDGDGRVTVTELRARPELDTDGDGAVSEDEAQALLGDSAPVDAAAFRDRLWATIKQRYRPQGQAEPSAPPPEPPLEETPPEEEEEEEEEAEEEEEEEGEGPDEELKVPPPQHPEEKGPEEAPPEPPFDDATQALIDAAQRAREELEEAERALKEAEESIRALEQELAFDFGPQGEFSYLYNQCYELGTSEYIYRLCPFKRVSQKPKHGGAETNLGTWGAWAGPEADRFSAMKYEHGTGCWQGPNRATTVKLSCGTETAVTATTEPSRCEYLMELVTPAACHAPPSHEDHDEL comes from the exons cagcgcgcggcggcggcggcggcggaggagggggcGCGGGCAGCCGAGGCCTTCGCCGAGCTGGACACCGACGGGGACGGACG GGTGACGGTGACGGAGCTCCGTGCCCGCCCCGAGCTGGACACCGACGGGGACGGCGCCGTCTCAGAGGACGAGGCCCAG gcgCTGCTGGGGGACTCGGCGCCGGTGGACGCTGCCGCCTTCCGCGACCGTCTCTGGGCCACCATCAAGCAGCGCTACCGGCCCCag GGCCAAGCCGAACCCTCTGcgccccccccggagccccccctgGAGGAGACCCCcccggaggaagaggaggaggaggaggaagaggctgaagaggaggaggaggaggagggggaagggccTGATGAGGAGCTAaag gtgccccccccgcagcaccccgaGGAGAAGGGGCCCGAGGaggcccccccagagccccccttCGACGACGCCACCCAGGCCCTGATCGATG ccgcccAGCGGGCCcgcgaggagctggaggaggccgaGCGAGCCCTCAAGGAGGCCGAGGAGTCCAtcag ggccctggagcaggagctggcctTTGACTTCGGCCCCCAGGGGGAGTTCTCGTACCTGTACAACCAGTGCTACGAGCTGGGCACCAGCGA gtacaTCTACCGCCTCTGTCCCTTCAAACGCGTCTCCCAGAAACCCAAACACGGCGGCGCCGAGACCAACCtggg gacgTGGGGGGCCTGGGCCGGCCCCGAGGCCGATCGCTTCAGCGCCATGAAGTACGAGCACGGGACGGGCTGCTGGCAGGGCCCCAACCGGGCCACCACG GTGAAGTTGTCCTGCGGGACGGAGACGGCGGTGACGGCCACCACCGAGCCCAGTCGCTGCGAGTACCTGATGGAGCTGGTGACGCCGGCGGCGTGTCACGCCCCCCCCTCGCACGAGGACCACGACGagctctga